A stretch of Lentibacillus sp. JNUCC-1 DNA encodes these proteins:
- a CDS encoding acyl-CoA dehydrogenase family protein, with protein MSETKEKLFKGGAFLIEDLTGDDVITPEDFTEEHKMISKTTEDFVVGEVVPKIDNLENHEFEHSVDLLKKAGELGLLGADVPEEYGGLGLDKISSSLITEKFSLGAGFSVTHGAHVGIGSLPIVFFGTHEQKEKYLPKLATGELLAAYALTEPSSGSDALGAKTTAKLNDAGTHYLLNGEKQWITNSAFADVFIVYAKIDGEHFSAFIVERDFPGVSTGPEEKKMGIKSSSTRTLVLEDAEVPVENLLGEKGRGHIIAFNILNVGRYKLAIGGVGGAKRGIELATKYVNERKQFNTPISSFALTKEKLGTMASNTYANESAVYRTVGLFEQRMGSLTDEQMKDGREVAKAIAEYQIECSMNKYMATELLDYVVDEAVQLHGGYGFMQEYEVERMYRDSRINRIFEGTNEINRLIVPGTLLKKAMKGELPLLDKAQNLQEELMMMVPEEPGIEPLEQEKYLLGNAKKMVLLGAGLAAQKYMQKIEDEQEILSNLADMTAEVYNMESAILRTEKAFSTTGEEKNTLKLLYTQVYVQEAFNRMEAAAKEILIAVEAGDNLRMMLSSLRKLTRHTPVNVIAKKREIAAKIIEEERYLV; from the coding sequence ATGAGCGAAACAAAAGAAAAGCTGTTTAAAGGCGGGGCGTTTTTAATTGAAGATCTGACAGGAGACGATGTGATTACGCCAGAGGATTTCACTGAAGAACATAAGATGATCTCCAAAACGACTGAGGATTTTGTAGTTGGGGAAGTCGTTCCTAAAATTGACAACCTGGAGAATCACGAATTCGAGCATTCAGTAGATCTGTTAAAGAAAGCCGGGGAGCTCGGTTTGCTAGGTGCGGATGTTCCTGAAGAATATGGCGGCCTTGGTCTGGATAAAATCAGTTCATCTCTTATTACGGAAAAGTTTTCCCTTGGAGCCGGCTTTTCAGTTACACACGGTGCACATGTCGGAATCGGATCTTTGCCGATTGTGTTTTTTGGCACGCATGAACAAAAAGAAAAGTACCTCCCGAAATTGGCAACAGGTGAATTATTGGCAGCGTACGCATTGACTGAACCAAGCTCAGGGTCAGATGCTTTAGGTGCAAAAACAACTGCTAAGCTCAATGATGCTGGTACGCATTACCTGTTGAACGGTGAAAAGCAGTGGATCACAAACTCTGCGTTTGCCGATGTGTTTATCGTTTATGCCAAAATTGACGGCGAGCATTTCTCAGCGTTTATCGTTGAACGAGATTTCCCAGGAGTGTCAACTGGGCCGGAAGAGAAGAAAATGGGTATTAAGAGTTCATCAACAAGAACTCTTGTACTAGAAGATGCCGAAGTACCAGTAGAGAATCTTCTGGGGGAAAAAGGCCGCGGACACATTATTGCTTTTAACATCTTAAATGTGGGTCGTTATAAACTGGCTATTGGCGGTGTTGGCGGTGCGAAACGCGGCATCGAACTGGCAACAAAGTATGTCAACGAACGCAAACAATTCAATACACCTATATCCAGTTTTGCATTAACGAAAGAAAAACTTGGGACAATGGCGTCCAACACGTATGCCAATGAAAGTGCTGTTTACCGGACTGTTGGACTATTTGAGCAGCGAATGGGTTCTTTGACAGATGAGCAGATGAAAGACGGCCGTGAAGTTGCTAAAGCCATTGCGGAATATCAGATCGAATGCTCGATGAATAAATATATGGCCACTGAGCTGCTTGATTATGTTGTCGATGAAGCTGTCCAGCTTCACGGTGGCTACGGGTTTATGCAGGAATACGAAGTTGAACGCATGTATCGTGATTCCCGAATTAACCGTATTTTTGAGGGGACCAACGAAATTAACCGGCTCATCGTCCCGGGAACCTTGCTTAAGAAAGCGATGAAAGGTGAGCTTCCATTGCTTGATAAGGCACAAAATCTGCAAGAAGAGCTTATGATGATGGTGCCGGAAGAACCAGGCATAGAGCCACTTGAACAAGAAAAATATCTCCTCGGGAATGCAAAGAAAATGGTTCTTCTCGGTGCTGGGCTGGCAGCTCAGAAGTATATGCAAAAAATTGAAGACGAACAGGAAATACTTTCTAATCTTGCCGACATGACTGCGGAGGTCTACAATATGGAATCAGCCATTTTGCGGACTGAGAAAGCGTTCAGTACAACTGGCGAAGAGAAAAATACGCTAAAATTGTTATACACACAAGTTTATGTCCAAGAAGCATTCAACCGTATGGAAGCAGCAGCCAAAGAAATTCTGATTGCCGTTGAAGCAGGAGATAACTTACGTATGATGCTTTCATCATTGAGAAAGCTGACACGTCATACCCCTGTGAACGTGATTGCGAAAAAACGTGAAATTGCAGCTAAAATTATTGAAGAAGAAAGGTATCTCGTATAG
- a CDS encoding arsenate reductase family protein, whose protein sequence is MGMVFYWYPNCSTCRNAKKWLDANDLAYESVHIVEQTPSKEEILKLIETSGLPGKKFFNTSGKKYRELGMKDKMKDLSTDEMAAYLASDGMLIKRPIVTDGTHVTVGFNENVFKNTWLNQ, encoded by the coding sequence ATGGGCATGGTGTTTTACTGGTACCCGAATTGCAGTACATGCAGAAACGCAAAAAAATGGTTGGATGCCAACGATCTTGCGTATGAATCTGTACATATCGTCGAACAGACGCCATCGAAAGAGGAAATTCTTAAGTTGATTGAAACAAGCGGTCTGCCTGGCAAGAAATTTTTTAACACAAGCGGCAAAAAATATCGTGAGCTGGGTATGAAGGATAAAATGAAAGATTTATCCACGGACGAAATGGCAGCTTATCTTGCTTCGGATGGTATGCTCATTAAGCGTCCGATCGTCACGGACGGCACACATGTAACGGTTGGCTTCAATGAAAATGTTTTTAAAAACACATGGTTGAACCAATAA
- the gcvH gene encoding glycine cleavage system protein GcvH, with translation MNLPKDLLYSEEHEWIKKEDGKVRIGITEFAQDELGDIVFVELPEVGDELEADEPFGSVESVKTVSELYAPLSGKVVEVNEELEDSPELVNESPYEKAWMVVVEPSDESEFDDLLSAEGYNEVISEDD, from the coding sequence ATGAATTTACCAAAGGATTTATTATACTCAGAAGAACACGAGTGGATTAAAAAAGAGGATGGCAAGGTCAGAATCGGTATTACCGAATTTGCTCAAGATGAGCTTGGTGACATCGTTTTTGTTGAACTTCCAGAAGTAGGCGATGAACTTGAAGCAGACGAGCCATTTGGCAGCGTTGAATCTGTTAAAACCGTTTCAGAATTGTATGCACCGCTAAGTGGTAAAGTTGTGGAAGTTAACGAAGAACTCGAAGACAGCCCTGAGCTGGTTAACGAGTCCCCTTATGAGAAAGCATGGATGGTCGTAGTAGAACCTTCTGACGAATCAGAGTTCGATGACTTGCTTTCAGCTGAAGGTTATAATGAAGTCATCAGTGAGGATGACTGA
- a CDS encoding toprim domain-containing protein yields the protein MTNIPEKIMIVEGLTDKKQVETVLDDDVLVVCTNGTLGVEKFDEMLEEYDLDHKEVFILVDEDESGFKLRRQLRHELPHAVHIYVSSEYREVATTPFDILATALAGRHINVNPNFLI from the coding sequence ATGACAAACATACCTGAAAAAATTATGATCGTTGAAGGTTTGACTGATAAGAAACAGGTGGAAACGGTGCTTGATGACGATGTATTAGTGGTATGCACGAATGGAACCCTCGGTGTCGAAAAGTTTGATGAAATGCTTGAAGAATATGATCTCGATCACAAAGAAGTATTCATTCTTGTGGATGAAGACGAATCCGGATTTAAACTCAGACGTCAGCTTCGGCATGAACTGCCGCATGCAGTTCATATTTATGTCTCCAGTGAATACCGTGAAGTGGCCACTACCCCGTTTGACATTCTGGCGACAGCTTTGGCAGGCCGCCATATCAATGTTAATCCTAATTTTCTTATTTGA
- a CDS encoding thioredoxin family protein, with protein sequence MIELQQITETRLKEDSYLLYIHTPFCGTCHLARTMLEKIEAVHAQDIFYEMNASLFPEFMQEAKVESVPCFLIKQGGVVQEKVYAFKSTANIYTYLLKYKPELFVK encoded by the coding sequence ATGATTGAGTTGCAGCAAATAACTGAAACGCGTCTCAAAGAAGATAGCTACCTATTGTATATTCACACCCCTTTTTGTGGAACATGCCACTTGGCAAGGACCATGCTGGAAAAAATAGAAGCTGTTCATGCTCAAGATATATTTTATGAAATGAATGCTTCTTTGTTTCCGGAATTTATGCAGGAAGCCAAAGTGGAAAGTGTCCCATGTTTCTTGATTAAACAAGGAGGAGTGGTTCAGGAAAAGGTTTACGCTTTTAAATCAACGGCAAACATTTATACGTACTTGCTCAAGTACAAACCTGAGCTTTTTGTAAAGTAG
- a CDS encoding methionine ABC transporter ATP-binding protein — MISIKALSKQYDTKGDGPIKAVDGLTLDISEGEIFGIIGYSGAGKSTFVRLLNRLEEPSSGSVTIDREDITKMSSKALRIARQDIGMIFQHFNLLWSRTVEDNIAFPLEIAGYPKAERKKRVQELVRLVGLSGRESAYPSQLSGGQKQRVGIARALANEPKVLLCDEATSALDPETTDAILDLLVDINQKLGLTIILITHEMHVIRKICNQVAVMESGKIVEQGEVLDVFSHPEQNVTKRFVAQVMGEDETESFELLTEDFPEGTLVRLQFVGETANKALISQLAKQFPIDINIVQGKITQTKHGSYGTLVVQLLGETGELEQVVQYIRKETAIGVEVLSHVE; from the coding sequence TTGATCTCGATTAAGGCTTTAAGCAAACAATATGATACAAAAGGTGACGGTCCAATTAAAGCAGTCGATGGCCTGACGCTCGATATATCTGAAGGAGAAATTTTTGGCATTATTGGATATAGTGGTGCGGGTAAAAGCACATTTGTCCGTCTGCTCAATCGACTGGAAGAACCGTCAAGTGGCAGTGTCACGATTGACCGTGAAGATATCACAAAAATGAGTTCTAAAGCGCTGCGAATCGCGAGGCAGGATATCGGAATGATCTTCCAGCATTTTAATTTGCTGTGGTCACGGACAGTCGAGGACAATATTGCGTTTCCGCTTGAAATAGCAGGTTACCCTAAAGCAGAACGAAAAAAGCGTGTTCAAGAACTCGTACGACTTGTCGGATTATCAGGAAGAGAATCCGCGTACCCTTCACAATTAAGTGGCGGACAGAAACAACGCGTCGGTATCGCCAGAGCGCTCGCTAATGAGCCTAAGGTGTTGCTGTGTGATGAAGCGACTTCAGCACTTGACCCTGAAACGACCGATGCCATACTCGATTTGCTTGTGGACATTAATCAGAAGTTAGGTCTTACGATTATTCTTATTACCCATGAAATGCATGTCATCCGGAAGATCTGTAATCAGGTGGCAGTTATGGAGTCTGGAAAAATAGTTGAACAAGGCGAGGTTTTGGACGTGTTTTCACATCCTGAACAAAATGTCACCAAACGGTTTGTGGCGCAGGTTATGGGCGAGGATGAGACAGAATCATTCGAACTGCTGACCGAAGACTTCCCCGAAGGCACGTTGGTCAGATTGCAGTTTGTGGGCGAAACGGCTAATAAGGCACTCATCAGTCAACTTGCCAAACAATTTCCGATTGACATTAATATCGTACAGGGAAAAATCACACAAACTAAACACGGCTCATATGGAACACTCGTTGTGCAATTGCTTGGGGAAACGGGTGAATTGGAGCAGGTTGTACAATATATAAGAAAAGAGACGGCAATTGGTGTGGAGGTGTTAAGCCATGTGGAATGA
- a CDS encoding methionine ABC transporter permease, which produces MWNEWFPNIKLEDFIEATNETFYMTIVALIGTFIFGILLGLLLYLTSKGGLWENKLTNMITASAVNIFRAIPFIILILLLVPFSKFLIGTMRGPNAALPALIIGAAPFYARLVEIALKEVDKGVVEAAQAMGAKTRTIIFRVLLPESMPALVSGLTVTAIALIGYTAMAGVIGAGGLGNYAYYFGFQRRDQDVVFICSVAIVIIVFLFQFIGDFISNKLDKR; this is translated from the coding sequence ATGTGGAATGAATGGTTTCCAAATATTAAGCTTGAAGATTTCATCGAAGCGACAAATGAAACATTTTACATGACGATTGTAGCCTTGATCGGAACCTTCATTTTTGGAATATTACTCGGCCTCCTTCTTTATCTTACAAGCAAAGGAGGTCTCTGGGAAAACAAATTAACCAATATGATAACAGCATCTGCAGTTAATATTTTCAGGGCTATCCCTTTTATTATTTTGATCTTGCTGCTCGTGCCGTTTTCAAAGTTCCTCATTGGGACGATGCGTGGGCCAAACGCGGCACTCCCGGCCTTGATTATTGGGGCGGCGCCGTTTTATGCGAGGCTTGTGGAAATTGCTTTGAAAGAAGTTGACAAGGGAGTCGTGGAAGCCGCACAAGCTATGGGAGCTAAAACACGAACCATTATCTTTCGCGTCCTGCTGCCGGAATCTATGCCGGCTTTGGTTTCGGGTTTAACAGTTACAGCCATTGCGCTTATTGGGTATACGGCCATGGCGGGTGTCATCGGTGCAGGTGGTCTTGGGAACTATGCCTATTATTTTGGGTTCCAGCGCCGCGATCAGGATGTTGTATTCATATGCTCAGTAGCCATTGTCATCATCGTATTCCTTTTCCAGTTTATCGGCGACTTCATTTCCAACAAACTCGATAAACGCTAA
- a CDS encoding MetQ/NlpA family ABC transporter substrate-binding protein, giving the protein MKKLVVFLGLLLVVFLTACGDGETNSNDEGAANGGSDEETSIKVGATSVPHAEILEEAKPILAEKGIELNIQEFQDYVTPNDALAEGEIDANYFQHIPYLEQTIADTGYDFDHFKGIHIEPMGIYSKDFTSLDDVPKGSEVILSNSVADHARVLALFAEAGLIELDDSVEASEYTFDDITANPKELEFLPDYDAAFLPELYETEDDVLVVINTNYAIEAGLNPLEDALFIEGEESRYVNVVAVRSEDKDHEALKTLVDVLHSDEIQTFIKEKYDGAVVPVGGNE; this is encoded by the coding sequence ATGAAGAAGTTGGTTGTGTTTTTAGGTCTTTTACTTGTTGTATTTTTGACGGCTTGTGGGGATGGTGAGACAAATTCAAATGATGAGGGTGCTGCAAATGGGGGTTCCGATGAGGAAACGAGCATTAAGGTCGGGGCGACGAGTGTGCCGCATGCTGAGATTCTTGAAGAAGCAAAACCGATTTTAGCTGAAAAAGGTATTGAATTGAACATCCAGGAGTTTCAGGATTATGTAACGCCAAATGACGCACTGGCTGAGGGTGAAATTGATGCCAACTATTTCCAACATATCCCTTATCTTGAGCAAACAATAGCAGATACAGGATACGATTTTGATCATTTTAAAGGAATTCACATCGAACCAATGGGCATTTACTCCAAAGATTTCACGAGTCTTGACGATGTTCCAAAAGGTTCTGAAGTCATCCTCAGTAATTCAGTAGCAGATCATGCCCGTGTGCTTGCCCTTTTCGCTGAAGCCGGTTTGATTGAATTGGATGACTCTGTGGAGGCAAGTGAATACACGTTTGACGATATCACGGCCAACCCTAAAGAACTTGAATTCCTGCCTGATTATGATGCAGCATTTTTACCGGAACTGTATGAAACAGAAGATGATGTACTTGTTGTCATCAATACGAACTATGCCATAGAAGCTGGACTCAATCCACTTGAAGATGCGTTATTTATTGAAGGTGAAGAATCCCGTTATGTAAATGTGGTTGCTGTGCGTTCAGAGGACAAAGATCATGAAGCACTGAAAACATTGGTGGATGTCCTGCACTCGGATGAGATTCAAACATTTATTAAGGAAAAGTATGATGGAGCAGTCGTACCTGTAGGCGGAAATGAATAA
- the sufC gene encoding Fe-S cluster assembly ATPase SufC, whose translation MAGSVLEIKNLHVTIEGNEILKGVNLTIKGGEFHAVMGPNGTGKSTLASAIMGHPKFEITEGSVHLDGEDVLEMEVDERARAGLFLGMQYPSEISGVTTSDFLRSSINARREEGDEISLMKFIKEMDEVLDFLEIDKNMAQRYLNEGFSGGEKKRNEILQLMLLKPEIAILDEIDSGLDIDALKVVSKGINKMREDNFGCLIITHYQRLLNYITPDYVHVMMQGKVVKSGGPELAQRLEAEGYEWIKEELGIEDETVGQNA comes from the coding sequence ATGGCAGGATCAGTTCTAGAAATCAAAAATCTTCATGTAACCATTGAAGGGAATGAAATATTAAAAGGTGTTAACCTTACGATAAAGGGTGGCGAGTTCCACGCGGTTATGGGGCCAAACGGAACAGGGAAGTCAACATTGGCTTCAGCAATCATGGGACACCCTAAATTTGAGATCACAGAAGGCAGTGTTCACCTGGATGGTGAAGATGTACTCGAAATGGAAGTTGATGAACGCGCACGTGCCGGTCTGTTTTTGGGTATGCAGTACCCAAGCGAGATCAGTGGTGTAACAACATCTGATTTCTTACGTTCTTCTATTAATGCACGTCGTGAAGAGGGCGATGAAATTTCCTTAATGAAATTCATCAAAGAGATGGACGAAGTGCTTGATTTTCTTGAAATTGATAAAAACATGGCCCAGCGTTATTTGAATGAAGGTTTCTCAGGCGGTGAGAAAAAACGTAATGAAATTCTTCAACTCATGCTGTTGAAGCCGGAAATTGCGATTTTGGATGAAATCGACTCTGGCCTTGACATCGATGCATTGAAAGTGGTCTCTAAAGGGATTAATAAAATGAGAGAGGATAACTTTGGCTGCTTGATTATCACACACTATCAGCGTTTGCTGAATTACATCACCCCAGATTATGTCCATGTTATGATGCAGGGCAAAGTTGTTAAATCCGGTGGTCCAGAGCTCGCTCAGCGTCTCGAAGCTGAAGGTTATGAGTGGATCAAAGAAGAACTTGGCATTGAAGATGAAACAGTCGGGCAAAACGCATAG
- the sufD gene encoding Fe-S cluster assembly protein SufD produces the protein MTVETKRLYDKAYVEQFSKAHQEPEWMTTLRLQALEQAYALDLPKPDKTNITRWNFTRFKHTAEKEAAEITSLQELPETLQDFIDQENITENLLIQRDQTVAYVNVSQELKDKGVIFTDIFTALRDHEDLVKRYYMKDAVSVDEHRLTALHAALMNGGIFVYVPKNVEIESPLQTIFWQEDPEAALFNHVLVVADESSSLTYVENYVSNNDEEETIANVVTEVIANDNANISFGAVDHFAAGTTTYMNRRGVAYRDAVIDWALGQMNDGHTVFENVTHLVGDNSATHPKTVTVGNGKQIVNFTTKSVHSGKDSESHILQHGVMKDKSTAIFNAIGKIYNGASGSNAEQESRVLMLSEKARGDANPILLIDENDVTAGHAASVGRVDPLQLYYLMSRGISKEEAESLIIFGFLAPVVNLLPIESVKKQLTQVIERKMS, from the coding sequence ATGACGGTTGAAACAAAACGATTATATGATAAAGCTTACGTTGAACAATTTTCAAAGGCACATCAGGAACCGGAGTGGATGACGACTTTGCGTCTTCAGGCCCTTGAACAAGCTTATGCGCTTGACTTGCCAAAACCTGATAAAACAAATATCACGAGATGGAATTTTACTCGTTTTAAACATACTGCAGAAAAAGAAGCTGCAGAGATTACATCACTGCAGGAACTTCCTGAAACGCTTCAGGATTTCATCGATCAAGAAAATATTACAGAGAACCTGCTTATTCAGCGTGACCAAACGGTGGCGTACGTGAACGTCAGTCAAGAGCTTAAAGATAAAGGCGTTATTTTTACAGATATATTCACCGCTTTAAGAGACCATGAAGATCTTGTTAAACGTTATTATATGAAAGATGCGGTTTCAGTTGATGAACATCGATTGACAGCTTTGCATGCCGCGCTCATGAACGGTGGAATATTTGTCTACGTCCCTAAAAATGTTGAAATTGAATCCCCTCTTCAGACGATTTTCTGGCAGGAAGATCCGGAAGCAGCTCTATTCAACCATGTGCTTGTAGTAGCAGATGAGAGCAGTTCACTCACATACGTTGAGAACTATGTTTCCAATAATGATGAAGAAGAAACGATTGCGAACGTTGTAACAGAAGTAATCGCCAACGATAATGCCAATATTTCTTTTGGTGCAGTTGATCACTTTGCAGCTGGCACGACAACCTACATGAACCGCCGTGGTGTTGCATATCGCGATGCCGTCATTGACTGGGCACTTGGACAAATGAACGACGGCCATACTGTATTTGAAAATGTGACCCATTTGGTTGGAGACAACTCAGCCACACATCCAAAAACAGTAACGGTTGGCAATGGCAAACAAATCGTTAACTTTACAACGAAATCTGTTCATAGCGGAAAAGATTCCGAATCTCACATTCTTCAGCATGGTGTGATGAAAGATAAATCAACGGCTATCTTTAACGCCATAGGAAAAATATACAATGGTGCATCAGGGTCAAATGCAGAGCAAGAATCACGTGTTCTGATGCTCAGTGAGAAGGCACGCGGAGATGCGAATCCAATTCTGCTCATCGACGAAAACGATGTAACGGCCGGGCACGCCGCTTCTGTTGGCCGAGTGGATCCGCTGCAGCTGTATTATCTCATGAGCCGCGGGATATCCAAAGAAGAAGCAGAGAGCTTGATCATCTTTGGCTTCCTCGCTCCTGTTGTAAACTTGCTGCCAATTGAATCTGTCAAGAAACAATTGACACAAGTGATTGAAAGGAAGATGTCCTAA
- a CDS encoding cysteine desulfurase yields MDVKAIRKQFPILQQEVNGHPLVYLDSSATSQKPLQVIEAVDAYYREDNSNVHRGVHTLGSRATEKYEGAREKTRRFINANSSAEIIFTRGTTTAINLVATSYARMNLGPGDEIVINEMEHHSNLIPWQQAAMATGATLKYIPLQEDGTLAMEDVRNTITSNTKIVAVTHVSNVLGTINPVKEIAKAAHDQGAVILVDGAQGAPHMKVDVQELDVDFYAFSGHKMCAPTGIGVLYGKRSLLENMEPIEFGGEMIDFVNLYDSTWKELPWKFEGGTPIIAGAIGLGAAIDFLEDVGLDHILEHEKKLADYAMKQMNTVEGMEIYGPRERAALVTFNLKDVHPHDLATVLDAEGIAVRAGHHCAQPLMKWLDTVATARASFYLYNTEEDVDRLIEGLSKTKEYFGDVF; encoded by the coding sequence ATGGATGTCAAGGCGATTCGTAAACAGTTTCCAATTCTTCAACAGGAAGTAAACGGACACCCGCTTGTATATCTCGATTCGTCAGCAACATCGCAAAAACCGCTTCAAGTTATTGAAGCGGTGGATGCTTACTATCGAGAGGACAACTCTAATGTGCACAGAGGTGTTCATACGCTCGGTTCACGTGCCACTGAGAAATATGAGGGTGCAAGGGAAAAAACCCGCCGGTTCATAAATGCTAACAGCAGTGCTGAGATTATTTTCACACGGGGAACGACAACAGCGATTAACCTCGTGGCAACAAGCTACGCAAGGATGAATCTCGGACCTGGTGATGAGATTGTTATTAATGAAATGGAACATCACAGCAACTTGATCCCATGGCAGCAAGCGGCAATGGCAACAGGTGCAACCTTAAAATATATACCACTGCAGGAAGACGGCACATTGGCAATGGAAGATGTCAGAAACACCATCACATCCAACACAAAGATTGTTGCCGTTACACACGTATCTAACGTCCTCGGAACAATCAATCCTGTAAAAGAGATTGCGAAAGCAGCTCATGATCAGGGAGCAGTTATTCTTGTTGATGGTGCACAAGGCGCGCCCCATATGAAAGTAGATGTGCAGGAGCTTGATGTGGATTTCTATGCATTCAGCGGTCATAAGATGTGTGCGCCAACCGGCATCGGCGTTCTTTACGGTAAACGAAGCTTGTTGGAAAATATGGAGCCAATTGAGTTTGGCGGTGAGATGATTGATTTTGTTAATCTCTACGACTCCACCTGGAAAGAGCTTCCGTGGAAGTTTGAAGGCGGCACACCTATTATTGCCGGTGCAATAGGTCTGGGAGCAGCAATTGACTTCCTTGAAGATGTCGGGCTTGATCATATTCTTGAGCATGAGAAAAAGCTGGCCGATTATGCCATGAAACAAATGAATACAGTAGAAGGCATGGAGATATACGGTCCCAGAGAAAGAGCGGCACTCGTCACCTTTAATTTAAAAGATGTTCACCCTCATGATCTGGCCACCGTCCTGGATGCAGAAGGCATTGCTGTCAGAGCAGGCCATCATTGTGCACAGCCGCTTATGAAATGGCTTGACACAGTGGCTACTGCGCGGGCAAGCTTCTATTTATACAACACAGAAGAAGACGTTGATCGACTGATAGAAGGACTCTCTAAGACAAAGGAGTATTTTGGTGATGTCTTTTAA
- the sufU gene encoding Fe-S cluster assembly sulfur transfer protein SufU produces MSFNNLDTLYRQVILDHYKNPRNKGHVEGDALTVDMNNPTCGDRIQLQMRVEDGKIQDAKFNGEGCSISISSASMMTQAIKGKPVDEALHMSELFSDMMLGKEVDMDALSLEDIEALQGVSKFPARIKCATLGWKAMEKGVQDEGSKAE; encoded by the coding sequence ATGTCTTTTAACAACCTTGATACACTATACAGACAAGTGATTTTAGATCACTATAAAAACCCCCGCAATAAAGGCCACGTTGAAGGCGATGCCTTAACCGTGGATATGAATAATCCGACTTGTGGTGATCGTATTCAATTACAGATGCGCGTAGAAGACGGAAAGATTCAGGATGCCAAGTTTAATGGGGAAGGATGCTCTATCAGCATTTCTTCAGCTTCAATGATGACACAGGCCATTAAAGGCAAACCTGTTGATGAAGCGCTGCATATGTCAGAATTGTTTTCAGATATGATGCTGGGTAAAGAAGTGGACATGGACGCGTTAAGTTTGGAAGATATTGAAGCCTTACAAGGTGTTTCAAAATTCCCCGCACGTATTAAATGTGCGACGCTAGGCTGGAAAGCCATGGAAAAAGGTGTTCAGGATGAGGGATCCAAAGCAGAATAG